One Candidatus Culexarchaeum yellowstonense genomic region harbors:
- a CDS encoding glutaredoxin family protein — protein MSIVKVYTAPNCPLCLMLKNFLASIGIEYVERDVSDIDVMTELVMNNVFATSVPILEVDGKYYFVNDLFESSSLKRDFVLKILGRC, from the coding sequence ATGTCGATTGTTAAGGTGTATACAGCTCCTAATTGTCCACTATGTTTGATGCTAAAGAATTTCTTAGCAAGTATTGGGATTGAATATGTTGAGAGGGATGTTTCAGATATAGATGTTATGACTGAACTGGTAATGAACAATGTTTTTGCAACTTCCGTTCCAATACTTGAAGTTGATGGTAAATATTACTTCGTAAACGACCTTTTCGAGTCTTCAAGTTTGAAGAGGGATTTTGTTTTAAAGATTTTGGGGCGGTGTTGA
- the nrdD gene encoding anaerobic ribonucleoside-triphosphate reductase, with translation MVDWLSEYNGWVDKSIGNFKRDNGDSETILVRTSSGYFEPWDRSKIVKQLLNETILAEEFFGIPPISRSEAEAIALEAERRIKRMGAFFVSAPLIREVVNNILLEWSNNKPAYIVYRNVLTRVGAPVYDAYQIDIGLGFEAKENANLQPNPETSHKKKADKLSKEQYLLLLPIHIADAHLHGDIHIHDLEYFGTRPFCQDHDLRYFLYYGLMPDGTGFKTSVAGPAKHPEVAILHSVKVLAAAQTNFAGGQGFYNYNVFLAPFMEGLSYDEIKQLAQMMFYELTQCYVARGGQLVFSNIQLSPTIPEIWRDKPVVYRGMVGEDTYGSFEDEARMFFRAIYEVALKGDYWGKPFNFPKLETYITPEAFKDEYYDEWMLVHKVVSKFGSPYFDNALPPYRGYGKGVSCYQCCAYSFTETPDSDPLFNDKMYFVDGKHFSMGAWQVVSLNLPRAAYRAKGDDDKLIEEVYRLMDLAFDVFNAKLKWMDIMVKNGRLPFATQQPLDLKTGRRGPPAVDFNNLVFVIGLVGGNEMAQWHTGYQLHESNEAVKILVKVILAMRKYRDELQSKFNYKIALARTPAESCAQRLAVADLISPEFSDMAKKVVKGDLEAARKMLDSGERDVPVYYSNGTHVYVGANIPLAKKIDIEHKFFPLLSGGNIFHVWLGEAYPDAEALFKVTRKIATETQIGYFSYTKDLTICNDCATVSPLLNDRCPNCGSSNVRWWSRVTGYYQDVSGWNMAKKQELKDRYRIKL, from the coding sequence ATGGTGGATTGGCTTAGTGAGTATAATGGTTGGGTGGATAAATCCATAGGCAATTTCAAAAGGGATAATGGTGATAGTGAAACAATACTTGTTAGAACTAGTAGTGGATATTTTGAGCCTTGGGATAGGTCTAAGATTGTAAAGCAACTTTTAAATGAGACCATTTTGGCTGAGGAATTCTTCGGGATTCCGCCAATAAGTAGGAGTGAAGCTGAAGCCATAGCTTTGGAGGCTGAACGTAGAATTAAACGTATGGGGGCATTTTTCGTTAGTGCTCCGCTAATTAGGGAGGTTGTAAACAACATTCTTCTAGAATGGTCTAATAATAAGCCTGCATACATAGTTTATAGGAATGTTCTAACTAGGGTTGGAGCGCCAGTTTATGATGCTTATCAAATTGATATTGGGCTTGGATTTGAAGCTAAGGAGAATGCTAACCTTCAACCTAACCCCGAAACTTCCCATAAGAAGAAGGCTGATAAGCTTTCTAAGGAGCAGTATCTACTTCTACTTCCAATACATATAGCTGATGCCCATTTACATGGGGACATACACATACATGATTTAGAGTATTTTGGAACTAGACCTTTCTGTCAAGATCATGATTTGAGATACTTCCTATATTATGGCTTAATGCCAGATGGAACTGGCTTCAAAACCAGTGTAGCTGGACCTGCAAAGCATCCTGAAGTTGCAATACTCCATTCCGTTAAGGTTCTAGCTGCGGCTCAAACAAACTTTGCTGGTGGTCAAGGATTCTACAATTATAATGTGTTCCTAGCTCCATTTATGGAGGGGTTATCCTATGACGAGATTAAGCAGTTGGCTCAAATGATGTTTTATGAGTTAACTCAATGTTACGTTGCTAGGGGTGGGCAGCTCGTCTTCTCCAACATTCAACTCTCCCCAACAATTCCAGAGATTTGGCGTGATAAGCCTGTTGTGTATAGGGGGATGGTTGGCGAAGACACTTATGGTAGCTTTGAGGATGAGGCTAGAATGTTCTTTAGAGCTATATATGAAGTTGCTTTGAAGGGTGATTATTGGGGTAAACCCTTCAACTTCCCAAAGCTTGAAACATATATAACCCCTGAAGCTTTTAAGGATGAGTATTATGATGAGTGGATGTTGGTGCATAAGGTTGTTTCAAAGTTTGGCTCCCCATACTTTGATAATGCTTTACCTCCGTATAGGGGGTATGGGAAGGGCGTTTCATGTTATCAGTGTTGTGCATACTCCTTTACTGAAACTCCTGATAGTGATCCATTGTTTAATGATAAAATGTATTTTGTTGATGGCAAGCACTTTAGTATGGGTGCTTGGCAGGTAGTAAGCTTAAATCTCCCAAGAGCTGCTTATAGGGCTAAGGGTGATGATGATAAGCTAATTGAAGAAGTTTATAGATTAATGGATTTGGCTTTCGACGTATTTAATGCTAAATTGAAGTGGATGGATATTATGGTTAAGAATGGACGTTTACCCTTCGCTACACAACAACCATTGGATTTGAAGACTGGGCGTAGAGGTCCCCCAGCCGTCGACTTCAATAACCTTGTTTTCGTGATAGGCTTGGTTGGGGGTAATGAGATGGCACAGTGGCACACTGGTTATCAGTTGCATGAGTCTAATGAGGCTGTGAAAATTCTCGTTAAAGTTATTTTGGCTATGCGTAAATATAGGGATGAATTGCAGTCTAAGTTTAATTATAAGATCGCATTGGCTAGAACCCCTGCTGAGAGCTGTGCACAGAGACTTGCAGTTGCAGACCTAATTTCACCAGAATTTTCAGATATGGCCAAGAAGGTTGTTAAGGGGGATTTGGAAGCCGCTCGTAAGATGCTTGATTCCGGTGAGAGGGATGTCCCCGTATACTATAGTAATGGCACACATGTTTATGTTGGTGCAAATATCCCCTTGGCTAAGAAGATAGATATTGAGCACAAGTTCTTCCCACTACTATCTGGTGGAAACATATTCCATGTTTGGCTTGGAGAAGCTTATCCAGATGCCGAAGCCTTATTCAAGGTTACAAGGAAGATTGCCACGGAAACACAGATAGGGTATTTCAGTTACACGAAGGATTTAACCATATGCAACGATTGCGCCACAGTATCACCTCTACTCAATGATAGATGCCCGAATTGCGGTTCATCAAATGTTAGGTGGTGGAGTAGGGTTACCGGATATTATCAAGATGTTAGTGGATGGAATATGGCTAAGAAGCAGGAGTTGAAGGATAGGTATAGAATTAAACTTTAG
- a CDS encoding anaerobic ribonucleoside-triphosphate reductase activating protein yields the protein MMVHIAGMRDLSLIDYPRHPCIVIWFQGCNFRCQYCYNYELWERKAENMIKIEELIRRVEEASRWVEACKITGGEPTLQPEALEIIGEKCREIGLKFGIDTNGTNPESIQHLANKKLLNHVAIDLKAPLNVEDYSKLTNTNVTESDIENIRKSIKLALEEDTIENVEIRIPIVRGFNDDPSKTIKMKKDLIDLGYLKAVEEGRDVNIELLEVMHEVAANKDLRLQRNLTVEEIVKFGELLDLPKVYVRHRSLGLRESLMDAKKIAKV from the coding sequence ATGATGGTTCACATAGCTGGGATGAGGGATTTAAGCCTAATAGATTACCCAAGGCATCCATGTATCGTGATATGGTTTCAGGGATGCAATTTCCGATGCCAATACTGCTACAATTATGAACTATGGGAGCGGAAGGCAGAAAACATGATAAAAATAGAAGAGCTAATAAGGAGAGTGGAAGAAGCAAGCAGATGGGTTGAAGCATGCAAGATAACAGGTGGGGAACCAACACTACAACCAGAAGCATTGGAAATTATTGGTGAAAAATGTAGGGAAATTGGATTAAAATTTGGAATAGACACCAATGGAACAAACCCAGAATCAATACAGCACTTAGCTAATAAAAAATTGCTGAATCATGTGGCAATAGATTTGAAAGCCCCACTAAATGTAGAGGACTATAGTAAGCTGACCAATACAAATGTAACTGAAAGTGATATAGAAAACATAAGGAAATCGATAAAATTAGCCTTAGAAGAAGATACCATAGAAAATGTTGAAATAAGGATACCAATAGTAAGGGGATTTAATGATGACCCAAGCAAGACTATTAAAATGAAGAAGGATCTAATAGACCTCGGCTACCTTAAAGCCGTGGAAGAGGGGAGGGATGTAAACATAGAATTACTGGAAGTAATGCATGAAGTTGCTGCAAACAAAGACCTAAGATTACAGAGGAACCTAACTGTAGAGGAGATTGTGAAATTTGGCGAATTACTGGATCTACCGAAAGTCTATGTTAGACATAGGAGTTTAGGTTTAAGGGAAAGCTTAATGGATGCAAAGAAGATAGCTAAAGTTTAA
- a CDS encoding ATP-dependent DNA helicase has translation MKSGLRRHYQKLSTDNNEYKKYFPYREFRYGQLEAIKEVMEIVTLKGHLILRAPSGFGKTITILTATLPILERETNWKMIWLCRTNRENNRVIDEMRKISNIPSSINAMVIEARAKLCIKDIGQDLRKDHEAFSILCSEMKKQGKCEYYNKLRIENVKLPQICGVKELMEVCERNDACPYEVAKRRISNTRIIVANYNYILMPQILKTLNTKLDNSILVIDEAHNLPEIATEIEMEKITLRGLNETTLEMVREGVEEYKWITDEIIRVIEGNEEVKVVDKNYLKIILEEKCGDLNQLASSLIKIGDHIRRKIARDGGKPVSHVHHLGKFLMKFYETLGKEEYEIFSGNGEMWIECFDPSKMVRRMYKMFRATISMSGTINESYGELIGLENYRYREVSYIERRNILTILVPNVTTDYDARGPKMYQKICEYISIVAENINTGIGVFTASYEVLEGLLNAGIRSIRKPMYIESRNESPKINEWKIEEYKRMAKTGGAIYVGVCGGRASEGEDFPGEEMDIVLLVGIPFPEPSIRMQKRNEYYEKRFGENGSLYSYIIPAIWKAAQAAGRVIRGPEDRGAVVYLDERYKRYIKLLPEWLKPRKIVREPEQLKEELTLFLT, from the coding sequence TTGAAGAGTGGGTTAAGGAGGCACTATCAAAAATTGAGTACAGACAATAATGAGTACAAGAAATACTTCCCATACAGGGAATTCAGATATGGACAACTAGAAGCCATAAAGGAAGTTATGGAAATAGTAACACTTAAAGGGCACTTAATATTGAGGGCGCCATCAGGATTTGGAAAAACAATAACCATACTCACAGCAACACTACCAATACTTGAAAGAGAGACAAACTGGAAAATGATATGGCTTTGCAGAACAAACCGAGAGAATAATAGGGTCATAGATGAAATGAGAAAAATCAGCAATATCCCAAGCAGCATAAATGCAATGGTCATAGAAGCTAGAGCAAAACTTTGCATAAAGGATATAGGTCAAGATTTAAGAAAGGATCATGAAGCATTCTCAATACTATGCTCAGAAATGAAAAAGCAAGGGAAATGTGAATACTATAATAAGTTGAGAATTGAAAACGTGAAGCTACCGCAAATATGTGGAGTTAAAGAGCTTATGGAAGTATGTGAGAGAAATGATGCATGCCCATACGAAGTTGCAAAGAGGAGAATATCAAACACGAGAATAATCGTAGCAAACTACAACTACATTCTAATGCCGCAAATACTTAAAACACTAAACACAAAATTAGACAACTCAATACTAGTGATAGATGAAGCACACAATCTACCTGAAATTGCAACTGAAATTGAAATGGAAAAGATAACCCTGAGAGGATTGAATGAAACAACACTTGAAATGGTAAGGGAGGGAGTAGAAGAATACAAATGGATCACCGATGAAATAATAAGGGTTATAGAGGGAAATGAGGAGGTTAAAGTTGTAGATAAAAATTATTTGAAAATTATCCTCGAGGAAAAGTGTGGCGATCTAAATCAATTGGCATCATCACTAATTAAGATCGGGGACCATATTAGGCGTAAAATAGCAAGGGATGGGGGAAAACCAGTATCACATGTACATCACCTAGGCAAATTCCTGATGAAATTTTATGAAACGCTAGGTAAGGAGGAATATGAGATATTCTCTGGAAACGGTGAAATGTGGATAGAGTGCTTCGACCCATCAAAAATGGTGAGAAGAATGTACAAAATGTTCAGAGCCACAATAAGCATGTCTGGAACAATCAATGAAAGTTATGGTGAGCTAATAGGATTAGAGAACTACAGATACAGAGAAGTAAGCTACATTGAGAGAAGGAATATCCTGACAATACTAGTTCCAAATGTAACCACAGATTATGATGCAAGGGGGCCTAAGATGTACCAGAAGATATGTGAATACATATCCATAGTTGCGGAAAACATCAACACTGGGATAGGTGTATTCACAGCATCATACGAAGTATTGGAAGGACTATTAAACGCAGGTATAAGAAGCATCAGGAAGCCAATGTACATAGAAAGCCGAAATGAAAGCCCTAAGATAAATGAGTGGAAAATAGAGGAGTATAAGAGGATGGCAAAGACTGGCGGTGCAATATATGTTGGAGTATGCGGCGGAAGAGCAAGCGAGGGGGAAGATTTCCCAGGGGAAGAAATGGACATAGTATTACTGGTTGGAATACCATTCCCAGAACCATCAATAAGAATGCAGAAGAGGAATGAATACTATGAGAAGAGATTTGGGGAGAATGGTAGCTTGTACAGCTACATCATACCAGCAATATGGAAAGCTGCACAAGCAGCTGGTAGAGTTATAAGGGGGCCTGAGGATAGAGGTGCAGTAGTATATTTGGATGAAAGATACAAGAGATACATTAAGTTACTACCAGAATGGCTGAAACCAAGGAAGATTGTAAGGGAACCAGAACAATTAAAGGAGGAGTTAACACTCTTCCTTACGTGA
- a CDS encoding DUF87 domain-containing protein — MLRREDILNTISKHPINRIISINSTTIISIITISTLTIGIIIWVKSGDKILIGFDGVKPVYIDISGNKHIVIFGMTGSGKTETAKRILKGSKREKLIIDWSGEYLDYKSVEPSELKINLKQEDVIDAIISTFQLTIPQQTLLIEAVKRSGGSLRDVINNVKDIECKSDSGREVRDALLRRLSILEKLNLFNGTRDLMEVEAVDLSKMAFEAKKLAANIILKSFYNNPKPRILVIEETQNIMPRNQNPDSINTLELIINELRKYGVNVILIAQTPSQISTVYRNAEYIILHKMRLTHYEIQELGLKPEDAEAISKLDVGECIILRGGLKRKVKVKTAKKVKRISMEEADCKGDVEINEKEDVKNEGGNEEGEDYEGILMKLMEIEGNYKELMNKMRKIESVKIAENPIKLGEFIDRTEENIKKMSTAINILRDKMTSMEEELEGKIVEWRQINGRMEKMERQTIINTNKIIELERRITDMTMRMRNFEEWVKEALSKIEYRQ; from the coding sequence ATGTTAAGGAGAGAAGACATCTTAAACACCATATCAAAGCATCCAATCAACAGAATAATAAGCATTAACTCCACTACAATAATTTCCATCATAACAATATCGACATTAACCATTGGAATAATTATTTGGGTTAAAAGTGGAGATAAAATACTCATAGGATTTGACGGTGTAAAACCAGTTTACATAGACATTTCAGGGAATAAGCACATAGTCATATTCGGAATGACTGGAAGCGGGAAAACTGAAACTGCAAAAAGGATTTTAAAGGGGAGTAAGAGGGAGAAGCTTATAATAGATTGGTCAGGAGAATATTTAGATTACAAGTCTGTAGAGCCATCGGAATTAAAAATAAATTTGAAGCAAGAAGATGTCATAGATGCCATTATAAGCACATTCCAATTAACCATACCCCAACAAACCCTACTAATAGAAGCTGTAAAGAGGAGTGGAGGAAGCTTAAGAGACGTCATAAACAATGTTAAGGATATTGAATGCAAAAGTGATTCTGGAAGGGAAGTTAGAGATGCATTACTGAGAAGACTATCAATATTGGAGAAGTTAAACCTATTCAATGGAACCAGAGATTTAATGGAAGTGGAAGCCGTAGACCTGTCCAAGATGGCTTTTGAAGCAAAGAAACTTGCCGCAAACATAATACTAAAATCATTCTACAACAACCCAAAACCAAGGATACTAGTGATAGAAGAAACTCAAAACATAATGCCTAGAAACCAAAATCCGGACAGCATAAACACATTGGAATTGATAATAAATGAACTTAGGAAGTATGGTGTAAATGTTATATTAATAGCTCAAACACCAAGCCAAATATCCACAGTATACAGAAATGCAGAATACATAATTCTACACAAAATGAGACTAACACATTACGAGATACAAGAACTTGGACTAAAACCGGAAGATGCTGAAGCCATATCAAAACTGGATGTGGGAGAATGCATAATTTTAAGGGGAGGATTAAAAAGGAAAGTGAAAGTGAAAACTGCAAAGAAAGTTAAGAGGATCAGTATGGAGGAGGCTGACTGCAAAGGAGATGTCGAGATAAATGAAAAGGAGGATGTAAAAAATGAAGGAGGAAATGAGGAGGGAGAAGACTATGAAGGTATACTGATGAAATTAATGGAAATTGAAGGGAATTATAAGGAGCTTATGAACAAAATGAGGAAGATAGAAAGCGTTAAGATAGCTGAAAACCCCATAAAATTAGGAGAATTTATAGATAGAACAGAGGAAAATATAAAGAAGATGAGCACGGCAATAAACATACTAAGAGATAAAATGACGTCAATGGAAGAAGAGCTTGAGGGGAAAATTGTCGAATGGAGACAAATAAATGGAAGAATGGAGAAAATGGAGAGACAAACTATCATAAACACCAATAAAATCATTGAATTAGAGAGGAGGATAACAGATATGACAATGAGAATGAGGAACTTTGAAGAGTGGGTTAAGGAGGCACTATCAAAAATTGAGTACAGACAATAA
- a CDS encoding deoxyhypusine synthase, translating to MSGILRDKVADIRVCKTQSVRDIVEMYGLMGGFSSKFVYDAYKILMEMFSNKDCKVFLSFTANLLATGLRGVISELIEKGFIDVIITTGGSVDHDVARALGGSYYHGDFSYDDAFLKEHGIFRLGNILIPQDSYGVIIEKFTWNLLDELTKVKSVWGVRELLSEVGARLNDDNSFLRQAYLRGIPVYIPGIVDSCFGTSLLMYSQSHKFNIDVLKDQKELSDIVFDSKVTGALMIGGGISKHHTIWWNQFKGGLDYAVYLTTAFEYDGSLSGAQIREAVSWGKVKPEAKKVTVYGDATIILPILLAAVYESLNVKCS from the coding sequence TTGTCGGGCATATTGCGGGATAAGGTTGCGGATATTAGGGTTTGCAAAACTCAGAGTGTTAGGGATATTGTTGAAATGTATGGTTTAATGGGTGGGTTCTCATCTAAATTCGTTTATGATGCATATAAGATATTGATGGAAATGTTCAGTAATAAGGATTGTAAAGTCTTCCTCTCCTTCACAGCTAATCTATTGGCTACAGGCCTTAGGGGGGTTATATCTGAATTGATAGAGAAAGGGTTTATTGATGTAATTATAACCACTGGGGGTTCTGTTGATCATGATGTGGCTAGAGCGCTTGGTGGTAGTTATTATCATGGTGATTTCAGTTATGATGATGCATTCCTAAAGGAGCATGGCATATTTAGGCTTGGCAACATCCTCATTCCACAGGATTCTTATGGTGTTATAATTGAGAAGTTTACTTGGAATTTATTGGATGAGCTTACTAAGGTTAAGTCTGTTTGGGGTGTTAGGGAATTATTAAGTGAGGTTGGAGCCAGGTTGAATGATGATAATTCATTCCTTAGACAGGCGTATTTGAGGGGGATTCCAGTATACATTCCTGGAATTGTGGATTCATGTTTTGGAACCAGCCTATTAATGTATTCTCAGTCCCACAAGTTTAATATTGATGTCCTTAAGGATCAGAAGGAGCTTTCGGATATTGTTTTTGATAGTAAGGTTACTGGGGCATTGATGATTGGTGGTGGAATATCGAAGCATCATACTATATGGTGGAATCAATTTAAGGGTGGCTTAGATTACGCGGTATATTTGACTACTGCATTTGAATATGATGGTAGTTTGAGTGGTGCTCAAATTAGGGAGGCTGTAAGTTGGGGTAAAGTTAAGCCTGAAGCTAAGAAGGTTACTGTTTATGGAGATGCCACGATAATTCTGCCAATCCTATTGGCTGCAGTGTATGAGTCTCTCAATGTCAAGTGCTCTTAA
- the cysS gene encoding cysteine--tRNA ligase: MVFKIYNTLTSRKEVFKPLSRSLVRMYVCGPTVYDKTHIGHAKAYVAFDVLRRYLEFKGYNVLEVVNITDIDDKIIRKSIELKVDYREIADKYYRDFMEACEKLNIRRAHIYPKATEHIEDIINIIKELIEKGYAYEADGNVYFDVKKFKDYGKLSKINLEQVKPQEEGVGKRNPQDFALWKKAKPMEPYWDSPWGPGRPGWHIECSAMSSKYLGKQFDIHGGGEDLIFPHHENEIAQSEACFNKTPWVKYWVHVGLLMMGKDKMSKSYGNIITVEEITAKYSPMKVRFYLISGHYRSQMVFQEESLESVGAAYERILNTISALKSISSAMDVKVKEGSLKRVMNVGRIRRRFLEALDDDLNTPKALAEIHSLTNLANDEIIPKEDNLAASVALKVYEDAYRILGVFRETFEEWKAGENKRLYELVNLLVTVRQIHRSRKDWEVADLIARGLRSLGIELSDQKDKTIWWFKST, translated from the coding sequence ATTGTGTTCAAGATATATAACACGTTAACTTCACGTAAAGAGGTTTTTAAACCGCTAAGTAGAAGTCTTGTGAGAATGTATGTTTGTGGACCAACAGTATATGATAAGACACATATAGGACATGCAAAGGCATACGTAGCCTTCGATGTTTTGAGGAGGTATTTGGAATTTAAGGGTTACAACGTTCTAGAAGTGGTTAACATAACGGATATCGATGATAAGATAATTAGGAAATCCATTGAATTGAAAGTGGATTATAGAGAGATAGCAGACAAGTATTATAGGGATTTCATGGAGGCATGTGAAAAACTAAACATAAGGAGAGCACACATATATCCAAAGGCTACAGAACACATTGAAGACATCATAAATATAATTAAGGAGCTTATTGAGAAGGGGTATGCATACGAAGCGGATGGAAACGTATACTTCGATGTGAAAAAGTTCAAAGATTACGGTAAATTATCAAAGATAAATTTGGAGCAAGTAAAACCTCAAGAGGAGGGTGTTGGTAAGAGGAATCCACAAGACTTCGCATTATGGAAGAAGGCTAAACCCATGGAGCCATACTGGGATAGCCCATGGGGACCTGGGAGACCTGGATGGCACATAGAATGCTCAGCCATGTCCTCAAAGTACCTTGGAAAACAATTCGATATACATGGTGGTGGAGAAGACCTAATATTCCCACACCACGAAAATGAGATAGCGCAAAGCGAAGCATGCTTCAATAAGACACCATGGGTTAAATACTGGGTTCACGTTGGACTTCTAATGATGGGGAAAGATAAAATGTCGAAATCATATGGAAACATAATTACCGTTGAGGAGATAACTGCAAAATACTCACCAATGAAAGTTAGATTCTACCTTATTAGTGGACATTACAGAAGCCAAATGGTGTTTCAAGAAGAGAGCCTTGAATCTGTGGGGGCAGCATACGAGAGGATACTGAATACGATATCAGCATTGAAGAGTATATCATCAGCAATGGACGTGAAGGTTAAGGAGGGCTCATTAAAGAGGGTTATGAATGTAGGTAGAATTAGAAGGAGATTCTTAGAAGCATTGGATGACGATTTAAATACTCCAAAAGCCCTAGCAGAAATACATTCACTAACCAACCTTGCCAACGATGAAATAATACCAAAAGAGGACAACTTGGCCGCAAGTGTAGCATTAAAAGTTTATGAGGATGCATATAGAATACTTGGAGTCTTTAGGGAGACATTCGAAGAATGGAAGGCAGGGGAGAATAAAAGGTTGTATGAACTCGTAAACCTACTAGTAACAGTGAGACAGATACATAGGAGTAGGAAAGATTGGGAGGTAGCGGATCTTATAGCAAGGGGATTGAGAAGTCTTGGAATAGAGTTATCGGATCAAAAGGATAAAACCATATGGTGGTTTAAGAGCACTTGA
- a CDS encoding bifunctional hydroxymethylpyrimidine kinase/phosphomethylpyrimidine kinase, translated as MKVYRALTIAGSDSGGGAGIQADLKTFSAFQVHGTTVITALTAQNTMEVRGVYPIPPEFVKMQIEAVVEDIGVDAAKTGMLYDEEIINVVCEEVIKNRIPLIVDPVMIAKSRAKLLKDEAIKALKEKLVPIAKVVTPNIPEAEVLTGYKIEDYNTMRKAAIDMQSTGVEAVVIKGGHLAGSEVVDILYYRGGFHEYRKKRIESRCTHGTGCVFSAAMTALIARKFGIVEAFKIASEFMVKAIGEGIMVGGGHGPVNPMAKIYEEANKYNAWRNVMKIVKAIEGDERISQLIPEVRMNIGEAIPNAKSFEDVCAVDGRITIVNGKPRAAGQVKFGASRHIANIILSAMSFNEEARAAANIKYSDEILEACRKAGFKIAEFSRREEPEEIKSVEGGTLKWGVKRAIESLGEIPDIIYDRGDIGKEAMIRIIGRNAEEVFNKIMNIIEAKNKG; from the coding sequence TTGAAGGTTTATAGGGCATTAACAATAGCTGGATCAGATTCCGGCGGTGGAGCGGGAATACAAGCCGACCTGAAAACATTCTCAGCATTCCAAGTCCATGGAACGACGGTTATAACTGCATTAACAGCACAAAATACTATGGAGGTTAGGGGAGTATATCCAATACCACCAGAATTTGTTAAAATGCAAATAGAAGCCGTTGTTGAAGATATAGGGGTTGATGCAGCTAAAACTGGAATGCTATATGATGAGGAAATAATAAATGTGGTTTGTGAAGAAGTGATCAAAAATAGAATACCCTTAATAGTGGATCCAGTCATGATAGCAAAATCCCGTGCAAAACTCCTAAAAGATGAAGCAATTAAAGCATTAAAGGAGAAGCTTGTACCCATAGCAAAAGTTGTTACACCAAACATACCTGAAGCAGAGGTTCTAACCGGATACAAGATTGAGGATTACAATACGATGAGGAAAGCTGCAATAGACATGCAATCAACAGGGGTTGAAGCAGTTGTAATTAAGGGGGGGCATCTAGCTGGAAGTGAAGTTGTGGATATACTGTATTATAGGGGGGGATTCCATGAATATAGGAAGAAGAGAATTGAAAGTAGATGTACGCATGGAACTGGATGCGTATTCTCAGCAGCAATGACTGCACTAATAGCCAGAAAATTTGGAATTGTGGAGGCATTTAAAATTGCAAGCGAATTTATGGTTAAAGCTATAGGTGAGGGGATAATGGTTGGTGGAGGTCATGGACCAGTAAACCCCATGGCTAAAATATACGAAGAAGCCAACAAGTATAATGCATGGAGAAATGTCATGAAGATCGTGAAAGCAATTGAGGGGGACGAGAGGATATCTCAACTAATACCTGAAGTTAGGATGAATATTGGTGAAGCAATACCAAATGCAAAAAGCTTTGAGGATGTATGCGCAGTTGATGGAAGAATAACCATAGTGAATGGAAAGCCTAGAGCGGCTGGACAAGTTAAATTTGGAGCATCAAGGCACATAGCAAACATAATACTCTCAGCCATGAGCTTCAATGAGGAGGCGAGGGCAGCTGCAAACATAAAGTATAGTGATGAAATCTTAGAAGCATGTAGGAAGGCTGGATTTAAGATAGCTGAATTCAGCAGGAGAGAGGAACCTGAGGAAATAAAGAGTGTTGAGGGAGGAACCTTAAAATGGGGTGTGAAAAGGGCTATAGAAAGTTTAGGTGAAATTCCAGATATAATATATGATCGTGGAGATATTGGTAAGGAGGCTATGATAAGAATTATTGGGAGAAATGCAGAGGAAGTTTTCAATAAAATTATGAATATAATTGAAGCAAAAAATAAGGGGTAA